A window from Chitinophagales bacterium encodes these proteins:
- a CDS encoding T9SS type A sorting domain-containing protein, whose protein sequence is MTSTLSTINADMISVDVVSGSAVPYGFGSGTPDLLYGVAFSGASNAYPVSNYSGFTIMSNINGSIPPSPLPMSGSGLSGGTANDPDIAIGSYYDNTLGTLKFFALLVYEYSGRIYLEHYDITSTTSNTLIITPSPTNNPVEISINSNAANSNNDKAGYPHIALWHAYGTPSLGGVTETIAYAVTWHHETSTPGVYEVWAYQAVIDQNGVNHPIPSTNSDFKIDDGKYPDVTAVTASNSGGSGYSNMGYVTYLANTGDDLYLGEWDYNTKSVSAAKTLNTNTTTNNDELKYPRISGPMYHDYSGTSTTDPVASVVVAESDNSSYSKINTYTYFPGLLNNIIEEVDASDFNSSNGFSSNSYEAIMPVVTGVGSAAAAYGSGYYSYPVAFYSDYNNPTYPYSYTSSGDFYAFGLDNSNSATQPILTGSNYYWEANPDELQIGSPFSMGGTRPAIAIATANNTGYGQLVAYFDGTFLRYNLLTSAYSYKPGRPESVASTLGTNIATYPNPVQNQLYVTNANGVDYIMRDMTGRDIVAGKVSGNNAVINASSLASGMYMLQLSKDGHTEQVKFVKQ, encoded by the coding sequence TTGACATCTACCTTAAGCACTATAAATGCAGATATGATATCGGTGGACGTGGTCAGCGGCAGTGCTGTACCCTACGGATTTGGTAGTGGCACACCAGACCTGTTGTATGGTGTCGCATTTTCAGGTGCAAGCAATGCTTATCCTGTAAGCAATTACTCGGGCTTTACTATAATGTCTAATATAAATGGATCAATACCGCCAAGTCCATTACCTATGTCAGGCAGTGGTCTTAGCGGCGGCACAGCAAACGACCCGGATATTGCCATAGGTAGTTATTATGATAATACACTTGGTACTTTAAAATTCTTTGCGCTGCTGGTGTATGAATATAGCGGCAGGATATACCTGGAACATTATGATATTACTTCAACTACTTCTAATACACTTATCATAACTCCCAGCCCTACCAACAACCCGGTGGAGATAAGCATTAACTCTAACGCGGCCAACAGCAATAACGATAAAGCCGGGTACCCGCATATTGCATTATGGCATGCTTATGGCACACCCTCTCTAGGAGGGGTAACTGAAACCATAGCTTACGCAGTTACCTGGCATCACGAAACCAGTACACCGGGCGTATATGAAGTATGGGCTTACCAGGCTGTAATAGATCAAAACGGGGTAAATCACCCCATACCGTCTACTAACAGTGATTTTAAAATAGATGATGGTAAATATCCTGATGTCACAGCTGTAACTGCTTCAAACTCTGGCGGATCAGGCTATTCAAACATGGGTTATGTAACCTACCTTGCCAATACAGGTGATGACCTGTACCTGGGAGAATGGGATTACAACACTAAAAGTGTAAGTGCAGCCAAAACATTAAACACTAATACGACTACAAACAATGACGAACTGAAATACCCAAGAATATCCGGCCCTATGTATCATGACTACAGTGGTACATCTACTACCGACCCTGTAGCCTCTGTTGTAGTGGCAGAGTCAGATAATAGCAGTTATTCCAAGATCAATACCTATACCTATTTCCCGGGACTGTTAAATAATATTATTGAAGAAGTTGATGCTTCTGATTTTAATAGTTCTAACGGTTTTTCCAGCAATTCTTACGAAGCTATTATGCCGGTTGTTACAGGTGTAGGTTCGGCTGCTGCTGCTTATGGCAGTGGTTATTACAGTTACCCTGTGGCATTCTATTCCGACTATAACAATCCTACCTATCCCTATTCTTATACTTCCAGTGGTGATTTTTATGCTTTTGGCCTGGATAATAGCAACTCAGCTACCCAGCCTATACTCACCGGGTCTAATTATTATTGGGAAGCTAACCCGGATGAGTTACAGATAGGCTCTCCATTCAGTATGGGAGGCACAAGGCCGGCTATTGCCATTGCTACCGCAAACAATACCGGGTACGGCCAACTGGTAGCCTATTTTGATGGTACATTTCTCAGGTACAACCTGCTAACTAGTGCATATTCTTACAAACCGGGCAGACCTGAAAGTGTCGCAAGCACTTTAGGAACAAATATTGCCACATACCCCAACCCTGTACAAAATCAACTGTATGTTACAAATGCAAACGGTGTTGATTACATAATGCGGGATATGACAGGCAGAGATATCGTTGCCGGCAAAGTATCAGGCAATAATGCAGTGATCAATGCATCTTCTTTAGCTTCCGGCATGTACATGCTGCAACTCAGCAAAGATGGCCATACAGAACAAGTGAAATTTGTAAAACAATAA
- a CDS encoding T9SS type A sorting domain-containing protein: MKRRTAFYHQIRTALSIYVSFILCLFVNVSTAQVTYHVQHTVGTVYYGNTGVLITSTGTVQTSTYCNGRYWISKPAVTNAARDYKFDFSVPTKHVTITIGWSETTELFSFKINNQHHYLSYNELSAIPTTTCGCGAGTDTMFVINTQGDLLDTGNHNINGCLKVDIFNSGIYSLEISHNYQMSGSALGIYFVEDTTVFIPQPYYDTLFCAGDSFPLSYITNYRFQNNNTFTAQLSNASGSFANPVNIGSRTDTTGDTIWCTIPVNTTSGNGYRVRIVSSNPADTSLDNQVNIRIKASPQSFSNSSNSPVCTTDTLRLNGSSTSTGITWAWTGPNSFTSSAEDTVIANTAMSHAGNYILTATLNSTGCSLKDTTTVTVHQTPAKPTAGSNSPVCETKTINLSTSTTTNGVSYAWTGPGYSSATQNPTVTTNAASTHAGDYISTVTINGCSNRDTVTVSVLPKPAKPTAAAPNSPLCAHQDLQLTATTINGANYTWYGPAGYYEYTQNPTRNYMQLNYAGAYYVFANLNGCISDTDSVVVVVNTDPNVSIYPTPGTTICDGQKAIFTAIPTNGGSVGYDWRVNGASKGVTTASYTTTGLKNGDEVTCLMVSIGTCATTFTDTSNAIKMVVQDLKTPSATITADAGPSLFPNEPINFTATTQDAGTNPKYQWKRNGQSVGGATGKTWGANANFLTNGDNICVLITSDYACPSPDTALSNCIKLEIRLGVEDIVRDNNIRIYPNPTSGTITVTSSAIIEQLTLTDLVGKQVLSQTGGSKIVHADMSSLAAGVYIIKVNGSVAGRVVKK; this comes from the coding sequence ATGAAGCGCCGAACAGCTTTTTATCACCAGATTAGAACAGCTTTAAGTATCTATGTTTCTTTTATATTATGCTTATTTGTTAATGTAAGTACAGCACAGGTTACCTACCATGTGCAGCACACAGTTGGCACAGTGTATTATGGAAATACGGGAGTGTTAATAACGTCTACTGGTACTGTCCAAACCTCCACTTATTGTAACGGTCGATATTGGATATCCAAACCAGCTGTTACCAATGCTGCCAGGGATTATAAATTTGATTTTTCGGTACCAACAAAACATGTTACTATTACAATAGGGTGGTCTGAAACAACTGAACTGTTCAGTTTTAAGATAAATAACCAGCATCATTACCTTAGCTATAATGAACTAAGTGCCATACCAACAACAACTTGTGGGTGTGGTGCCGGTACCGATACTATGTTTGTAATAAATACACAGGGTGATCTACTAGATACTGGTAATCACAATATAAATGGATGTTTAAAAGTTGATATTTTTAACTCTGGTATTTATTCATTGGAAATCAGTCATAATTATCAAATGTCAGGTAGTGCATTAGGTATTTATTTTGTAGAGGATACAACAGTATTTATACCACAACCATATTATGACACTTTGTTTTGTGCAGGGGATTCTTTTCCTCTGTCGTATATTACTAACTACCGATTTCAGAACAACAATACATTTACAGCACAACTAAGCAACGCCAGCGGCAGTTTTGCCAACCCTGTAAATATTGGCAGCCGTACAGATACCACAGGTGATACCATATGGTGTACCATACCGGTAAACACTACGTCGGGTAATGGCTACAGGGTACGTATAGTGAGCAGTAATCCTGCAGATACCTCGCTGGACAACCAGGTGAATATACGCATCAAAGCATCGCCGCAGAGTTTCAGCAACAGCAGCAACAGCCCTGTGTGTACAACAGATACCCTGAGGCTGAACGGCAGCAGTACCAGCACAGGCATTACCTGGGCATGGACAGGGCCGAATAGCTTTACCTCCTCGGCTGAGGATACGGTGATAGCCAATACCGCCATGAGCCATGCGGGTAACTATATACTCACGGCAACGCTCAACAGTACGGGCTGCAGCCTGAAAGATACCACTACGGTAACGGTGCACCAGACACCTGCCAAACCAACGGCAGGCAGCAACAGCCCCGTGTGCGAAACAAAGACCATTAACCTGTCAACCAGCACCACCACAAATGGGGTAAGTTATGCATGGACTGGCCCGGGCTATAGTTCGGCTACACAAAACCCGACGGTGACCACCAATGCAGCAAGTACACATGCAGGAGACTATATCAGCACGGTAACCATTAATGGTTGCAGCAACCGAGATACGGTAACGGTGAGCGTATTGCCCAAACCTGCCAAACCTACAGCGGCTGCGCCTAACAGCCCGCTATGTGCCCACCAGGATCTGCAACTAACTGCTACTACCATCAATGGTGCTAACTACACTTGGTATGGCCCGGCAGGGTATTATGAGTACACACAAAACCCAACCCGCAACTACATGCAGCTGAACTATGCCGGCGCCTACTATGTATTCGCCAACCTGAATGGCTGTATATCAGATACCGACAGCGTGGTAGTGGTAGTCAATACCGACCCGAATGTGAGCATTTACCCCACACCCGGCACTACGATATGTGACGGGCAAAAAGCAATTTTTACGGCCATACCTACCAACGGTGGCAGCGTGGGCTATGACTGGCGGGTGAACGGAGCCAGCAAAGGAGTAACAACAGCCAGCTATACTACCACCGGCTTAAAGAATGGTGACGAAGTGACCTGCCTGATGGTGAGCATAGGTACTTGTGCCACCACCTTTACCGATACCAGCAACGCTATAAAAATGGTGGTGCAGGACCTGAAAACCCCAAGCGCAACCATAACAGCAGATGCAGGTCCTTCTTTATTCCCTAATGAGCCGATCAACTTTACGGCCACAACACAGGACGCGGGAACTAACCCTAAGTACCAGTGGAAACGCAACGGGCAAAGTGTAGGCGGCGCCACGGGTAAGACATGGGGCGCTAACGCTAATTTCCTCACCAATGGCGACAATATCTGTGTACTCATTACCAGCGACTATGCCTGTCCGAGCCCTGATACGGCACTGAGCAACTGCATCAAGCTGGAGATAAGGCTGGGTGTAGAGGATATTGTCCGTGACAATAATATCCGTATTTATCCAAATCCGACGAGTGGTACTATTACGGTTACATCCTCTGCCATCATAGAGCAACTCACCCTGACCGACCTGGTCGGAAAGCAGGTGTTGAGCCAAACCGGCGGTAGCAAAATAGTTCATGCCGATATGAGCAGCCTTGCCGCAGGTGTGTACATCATTAAAGTGAATGGCAGTGTAGCGGGGAGGGTTGTTAAGAAGTAA
- a CDS encoding response regulator, translating into MQDQNTYGDNGEIVTLKQISLQNKLLFGLKNVQDRFYLGKCPKDLFVELLQLAMSVTDSPEGCIAELVTDARTPQLEILADSGHIDEPLRAMLTAHLLQDEDVIIFNAGEKHNGEIRSFIGLPASLGDNLIGLICLANRKGGYDAAMVDFLEPMQTTFNSLLIFRRLHSEKLHAEGRQQELNNHLNELLKSVDDIIFEINARKVFLDVWVRDESLLFMPKERFLGKTVREVMGPLADQMDALVDKVIASGETAEVDYAHIDPSIGLRFNAKVSLINEHKSPEHTKLALVIRDITAQHKLKEETEKARILAEKEAKAKSRFLSVMSHEIRTPLNGIIGIANLLELNHTDEQEELVNNLMFSSRHLLQLVNDILDLSKIDTGNLELIKEPFSLLQLVGNINTQFGTMAQAKGLKLLARIDKGIPEMVTGDPIRLSQVLNNLVSNGLKFTEEGSVTVDISLMGKTAQAVKLRIAVKDTGIGIAEDEQANIFDSFRQVQQRSSQQYAGTGLGLAITRRLVALHGSEIKLSSTPGEGTEFYFDLEMELPAADHSIRDVKPEHDIAAWRERFAALSFLLVEDNPVNIMVARKQLEHFGIVPDCAQNGREALALMKDKDYDIALVDLHMPHMDGFELSATIRKDYPGVHIVIFTADILDEAREKVSLLNIHNIINKPFVPSELLSILIGVVKERGM; encoded by the coding sequence ATGCAGGATCAGAACACCTATGGCGATAACGGTGAGATCGTTACTCTCAAACAGATAAGCCTTCAGAACAAATTATTATTTGGCCTTAAAAACGTGCAGGACAGGTTTTACCTGGGCAAATGCCCTAAAGATCTTTTTGTTGAGTTACTGCAACTGGCCATGAGTGTTACGGATAGTCCTGAAGGTTGTATTGCAGAACTGGTAACAGATGCACGTACACCACAACTGGAGATATTGGCAGACTCAGGGCATATTGACGAGCCATTACGTGCCATGCTTACCGCCCATTTATTACAGGACGAAGATGTTATTATTTTTAATGCAGGCGAGAAGCACAATGGTGAAATAAGATCTTTCATCGGATTGCCTGCTAGCCTGGGCGATAACCTGATAGGCCTCATTTGCCTGGCCAACCGCAAGGGTGGTTACGATGCTGCTATGGTCGATTTCCTGGAGCCGATGCAAACCACTTTCAACAGCTTGCTCATATTCCGCCGGCTACACTCAGAAAAACTGCATGCAGAAGGCAGGCAACAGGAGTTGAACAACCATCTGAACGAACTGCTTAAATCAGTAGATGATATCATCTTTGAAATAAATGCCCGCAAGGTGTTCCTTGATGTTTGGGTGCGCGACGAGAGCTTGTTGTTCATGCCCAAAGAGCGTTTCCTGGGCAAAACGGTAAGAGAGGTAATGGGCCCCCTTGCCGACCAGATGGATGCACTGGTAGATAAAGTAATTGCTTCTGGAGAAACAGCAGAAGTAGACTACGCGCATATCGACCCTTCGATAGGCTTGCGGTTCAACGCAAAAGTGTCGCTTATCAACGAGCATAAAAGCCCCGAACACACTAAGCTGGCATTGGTGATAAGAGACATTACCGCACAGCATAAGCTAAAGGAAGAAACTGAGAAGGCAAGGATACTGGCAGAGAAAGAGGCAAAAGCAAAAAGCAGGTTCCTGTCTGTCATGAGCCACGAGATACGCACACCCCTCAATGGCATCATAGGTATTGCCAATTTGCTGGAACTTAATCATACTGATGAGCAGGAAGAGTTGGTGAACAATCTTATGTTTTCTTCCAGGCACCTGCTGCAATTAGTAAATGATATCCTCGACCTCAGTAAGATAGATACGGGTAACCTGGAGTTGATAAAAGAACCCTTCAGCCTATTGCAACTGGTAGGCAATATCAACACACAGTTTGGCACAATGGCGCAGGCAAAGGGGCTGAAGTTACTGGCCCGGATAGACAAAGGTATTCCTGAAATGGTGACTGGCGACCCGATAAGGCTCAGCCAGGTACTCAACAACCTGGTAAGCAATGGACTGAAATTTACTGAAGAAGGATCTGTTACGGTTGATATATCACTTATGGGCAAAACTGCACAGGCTGTCAAATTGCGCATCGCGGTAAAAGATACAGGTATAGGTATTGCAGAGGACGAACAGGCAAACATTTTTGATTCCTTCAGGCAGGTGCAGCAGCGCTCATCACAGCAATATGCGGGTACAGGATTGGGACTGGCTATTACGCGCAGGTTGGTAGCACTGCATGGTAGCGAAATAAAACTATCCAGTACACCGGGTGAAGGAACTGAATTCTACTTCGACCTGGAAATGGAATTACCTGCTGCAGACCACAGTATCAGGGACGTAAAACCGGAACATGATATAGCAGCCTGGCGCGAAAGATTTGCCGCTCTTAGTTTCCTGCTGGTAGAAGACAACCCTGTTAATATCATGGTGGCCCGCAAGCAACTGGAACACTTTGGCATTGTACCCGACTGCGCGCAGAACGGTAGGGAGGCACTGGCGTTAATGAAGGATAAAGACTATGACATAGCGTTGGTAGACCTGCACATGCCGCATATGGATGGTTTTGAATTATCTGCCACTATCCGCAAAGACTATCCCGGGGTACACATTGTAATTTTTACAGCGGATATCCTGGACGAAGCCCGCGAAAAAGTATCGTTGCTGAATATTCATAACATCATCAACAAACCATTTGTCCCTTCAGAGTTGCTGTCTATCCTTATAGGTGTAGTCAAAGAGCGGGGAATGTGA
- a CDS encoding alanine dehydrogenase, which produces MSKKPYVSPSFSYVPLEETLEILPKKRKLFIGIPKETSFQENRIALTPEAVSVLVNNGHRVIVEHNAGVGSFYLDADYSEAGAHIAYEREEVFKANTIIKSAPISEEDLPLMQPNQFVISPIHMPLLKQEMIEQLMKKKIIAIAFDSIKDDSGTYPIVRSMSEIAGSTAILNAAKYLSNVHNGKGILLGGITGIPPAKVLILGAGVVAEYAARTAIGLGALVKVFDNSIYRLMRLQNNVGQRCFTSVIEPVTLAEELATADVAVGALKPVNGITPVVVNEDMVANMKAGSVIVDVSIDRGGCFETSRVTTHEKPVYRKHDVVHYCVPNIASGVSRTASGAISNVLMPILLDCADMGGVEGIIQAKSGIRNGVYLYKGCVTNAPIARRFNMKYTDLDLLLASQS; this is translated from the coding sequence ATGAGTAAAAAACCATACGTTTCACCTTCGTTTTCATATGTGCCACTGGAGGAGACACTTGAGATCTTACCGAAGAAGAGGAAACTTTTTATTGGTATACCCAAAGAGACATCTTTCCAGGAGAATCGTATTGCCCTTACACCTGAAGCCGTATCCGTACTTGTGAACAACGGTCACCGGGTAATAGTAGAACATAATGCGGGGGTAGGATCTTTTTACCTGGACGCAGATTATAGTGAAGCAGGGGCGCATATAGCTTACGAACGTGAAGAGGTTTTCAAAGCCAATACCATCATTAAGTCAGCACCGATATCGGAAGAGGACCTGCCGCTGATGCAGCCCAACCAGTTTGTGATATCGCCTATACACATGCCCCTGCTGAAGCAGGAGATGATAGAACAACTGATGAAGAAAAAGATCATCGCTATTGCTTTTGACTCAATAAAAGATGATTCCGGCACTTACCCTATTGTACGCTCTATGAGCGAGATAGCAGGCAGCACAGCTATACTGAATGCTGCCAAGTACCTGAGTAATGTACATAATGGCAAGGGTATATTACTGGGTGGTATAACGGGCATTCCTCCCGCCAAAGTACTGATACTGGGAGCGGGCGTAGTAGCTGAGTATGCCGCACGTACCGCCATAGGGCTGGGCGCGCTTGTAAAAGTTTTTGACAACTCGATATACCGCCTGATGCGCCTGCAAAACAATGTGGGGCAGAGATGTTTTACCAGTGTGATAGAACCGGTAACACTGGCAGAAGAACTTGCAACTGCTGATGTGGCCGTAGGCGCATTGAAACCGGTGAACGGTATCACACCTGTAGTAGTAAATGAAGATATGGTGGCTAATATGAAAGCAGGCTCCGTGATAGTAGACGTGAGTATAGACCGTGGGGGATGCTTTGAAACATCGCGTGTGACCACACATGAAAAACCTGTTTATCGCAAACATGATGTAGTGCACTACTGCGTGCCGAATATTGCGTCGGGCGTGTCGCGGACAGCCTCAGGAGCCATAAGCAATGTACTGATGCCTATACTGCTGGACTGTGCCGATATGGGTGGCGTAGAAGGTATCATACAGGCGAAAAGCGGCATCAGGAATGGTGTGTACCTGTATAAGGGTTGTGTAACGAATGCGCCTATAGCCAGGCGATTTAATATGAAATATACTGACCTTGACCTGCTGCTGGCGTCGCAGAGTTGA
- a CDS encoding TerB family tellurite resistance protein — protein MPNNRINKTVAGYHLLMILSAVDHKFIAEEDTVIRDYLVQEFPITVDLDKEMEIISALSADQWENHYRQMMDDFYDDSTESERNNLLQFAIELTKADNVITQEENYYLNMLFDTWKPDEA, from the coding sequence ATGCCAAATAACAGAATCAACAAGACCGTTGCCGGATACCACCTGCTGATGATACTATCAGCTGTGGACCACAAATTTATTGCCGAAGAAGATACCGTTATCAGGGATTACCTGGTACAGGAGTTTCCTATTACAGTAGACCTGGATAAGGAAATGGAGATCATCAGCGCGCTGAGTGCAGACCAGTGGGAAAATCACTACCGTCAAATGATGGATGACTTCTATGACGACTCTACCGAGAGTGAGCGCAACAACCTGCTGCAGTTTGCCATTGAGCTCACCAAGGCGGACAATGTGATCACTCAGGAAGAGAATTATTACCTGAACATGCTGTTTGATACCTGGAAGCCTGATGAGGCGTAA
- a CDS encoding transketolase, whose translation MDLAQLKDTASQVRRDIVRMVHAVQSGHPGGSLGCTEYMVALYFHMMKYNTDFDMDGKGEDLFFLSNGHISPVFYSVLARAGYFPVDELKTFRKIDSRLQGHPTTHEGLPGVRIASGSLGQGMSVACGAALAKRLNGDKQLVFSLHGDGELQEGQNWEAIMFAAHHKIDNLIATVDWNGQQIDGATKDVMDLGNLQAKFEAFGWHVMNLEHGNDMAAVVDALEAAKAETGKGKPIVILMKTGMGHGVDFMEGSHEWHGIAPNDEQLAKALAQLPETLGDY comes from the coding sequence ATGGACTTAGCACAATTAAAAGATACAGCATCACAGGTTCGCCGCGACATAGTTCGCATGGTACATGCCGTGCAGAGCGGACACCCTGGTGGTTCGCTGGGGTGTACGGAATATATGGTGGCACTATACTTCCACATGATGAAGTATAACACCGATTTTGATATGGATGGCAAAGGTGAAGACCTGTTCTTCCTGTCTAATGGACACATTTCTCCTGTTTTTTACAGTGTCCTGGCACGTGCTGGGTATTTCCCGGTCGATGAACTGAAGACTTTCCGTAAAATTGACTCAAGGTTGCAGGGCCATCCTACAACACACGAGGGGCTGCCCGGCGTTCGTATCGCCAGTGGTTCACTGGGTCAGGGTATGAGCGTGGCTTGCGGTGCCGCTTTAGCCAAAAGACTGAATGGTGATAAACAATTGGTATTCTCACTGCATGGCGACGGCGAACTGCAGGAAGGGCAGAACTGGGAGGCGATCATGTTTGCCGCTCATCATAAAATTGATAACCTCATCGCTACTGTCGACTGGAATGGCCAGCAGATAGACGGTGCTACCAAAGATGTAATGGACCTGGGCAACCTGCAGGCGAAATTCGAAGCCTTTGGCTGGCATGTAATGAACCTGGAACATGGTAACGACATGGCTGCTGTTGTGGATGCCCTTGAAGCTGCCAAAGCTGAAACCGGCAAAGGCAAACCCATCGTTATACTGATGAAAACAGGTATGGGCCATGGTGTTGACTTTATGGAAGGCAGCCACGAGTGGCACGGTATTGCGCCAAACGATGAGCAACTGGCCAAAGCATTGGCCCAATTACCTGAGACACTGGGGGATTATTAA